The following proteins come from a genomic window of Euzebyales bacterium:
- a CDS encoding indole-3-glycerol phosphate synthase TrpC — protein sequence MTTSSDRGAEPVDTSSTPRPQGGARQASSFLSRVCAEARERVADARRQEPLGALRTRAAGTADPPPFGPALRGGIIAEVKRASPSRGVIAADRDAATQARGYVDGGAAAISVLTEPGHFHGSLDDLAAVASAVPVPVLRKDFIVDAYQVYEARVAGAAAVLLLVAALDQAALVDLLHLAVDAGVDALVETHAADEVDRAVAAVAALPDGHPPVIGVNARDLRRLMVDRSRFAELAAMLPRGAVVVAESGVSGPADVAAYRRAGAHAVLVGEHLMLATDPVAATRTLVDAARNPTLSDSS from the coding sequence GTGACCACGTCATCCGACCGCGGCGCGGAACCCGTCGACACCAGCTCCACACCCCGACCGCAGGGCGGCGCCCGGCAGGCATCGTCGTTCCTGTCCCGCGTCTGCGCCGAGGCGCGCGAGCGCGTCGCGGACGCGCGCCGCCAGGAGCCGCTCGGGGCGCTCCGGACGCGGGCGGCCGGCACGGCGGACCCGCCACCGTTCGGTCCGGCGCTGCGTGGAGGGATCATCGCCGAGGTCAAGCGGGCCAGTCCGTCCCGCGGCGTCATCGCCGCCGACCGTGACGCGGCCACCCAGGCCCGCGGCTATGTCGACGGGGGCGCCGCGGCGATCAGTGTGCTCACCGAGCCCGGCCACTTCCACGGCAGCCTCGACGATCTCGCGGCGGTCGCGTCCGCGGTCCCGGTGCCGGTCCTGCGCAAGGACTTCATCGTCGACGCCTACCAGGTGTACGAGGCACGCGTGGCCGGCGCCGCCGCCGTGCTGCTGCTGGTCGCCGCACTCGACCAGGCCGCGCTGGTCGACCTACTGCACCTGGCGGTGGATGCAGGCGTCGATGCACTCGTCGAGACGCACGCCGCCGACGAGGTCGACCGGGCCGTCGCAGCCGTCGCGGCCCTGCCGGACGGCCATCCTCCCGTCATCGGTGTCAACGCCCGCGACCTGCGCCGCCTGATGGTCGACCGCTCCAGGTTCGCGGAGCTCGCGGCAATGTTGCCGCGCGGTGCGGTGGTCGTGGCCGAGAGCGGTGTGTCGGGTCCCGCGGACGTCGCGGCGTACCGACGCGCGGGCGCGCATGCCGTGCTGGTCGGCGAGCACCTCATGCTCGCGACCGATCCGGTGGCGGCGACGCGGACACTCGTGGACGCCGCCCGCAATCCAACCCTGTCCGACTCCAGCTGA
- the hisC gene encoding histidinol-phosphate transaminase → MGRVPVRDDLLGTTPYGAPQLDVAVRLNTNETPYPPPQAFFDRLAARLPALPLQRYPDRQVSDLRTGLGARFGRGADEVWAAAGSNEVLLQLFQAYGGPGRRLLLTRPGYSAHPLIARAASTDVVAVDLVSDFTLDPVAATDAAKRSGAHVICVASPHNPAGTLVAPDVVRALHDASDALVVVDEAYVEFADDGASAVRLLDELDRLVVCRTFSKAWRLAGLRLGYLLAPPWVIDDLRKVRLPYHLDAITQTAGLVALELADAMTAHVAEIVAERDWLTACLAELPGLHPFPSQANFVLVRAPDDTLFDRLLDHGVLVRDFAHAPGLTNCVRVTVGTRAEHDALLAALHRVL, encoded by the coding sequence GTGGGGCGGGTCCCCGTCCGCGACGACCTGCTCGGCACGACGCCGTACGGGGCGCCGCAGCTCGACGTTGCCGTCCGCCTGAACACCAACGAGACGCCGTACCCACCGCCGCAGGCGTTCTTCGACCGGCTGGCGGCGCGGCTGCCGGCACTGCCGCTGCAGCGGTACCCGGACCGCCAGGTCAGCGACCTGCGTACGGGGCTGGGTGCGCGCTTCGGGCGTGGCGCGGACGAGGTGTGGGCGGCCGCGGGATCGAACGAGGTGCTGCTACAGCTGTTCCAGGCGTACGGTGGTCCCGGACGTCGTCTGCTGCTGACCAGGCCCGGGTACTCGGCGCATCCGTTGATCGCGCGCGCCGCGTCGACCGACGTGGTCGCGGTGGATCTGGTGTCCGACTTCACGCTCGACCCAGTCGCGGCGACCGACGCGGCCAAGCGCTCCGGGGCCCACGTGATCTGCGTCGCCAGTCCCCACAACCCCGCCGGCACCCTCGTCGCCCCCGACGTCGTCCGGGCGTTGCACGATGCCAGCGACGCGTTGGTGGTCGTGGACGAGGCGTACGTCGAGTTCGCCGACGACGGCGCCAGCGCGGTCCGACTGCTCGACGAGCTCGACCGACTGGTGGTGTGCCGGACGTTCTCGAAGGCGTGGCGCCTGGCCGGGTTGCGGTTGGGCTACCTGCTGGCGCCGCCGTGGGTGATCGACGACCTGCGCAAGGTCCGCCTGCCCTACCACCTCGACGCGATCACCCAGACCGCGGGACTGGTGGCGCTCGAGCTGGCCGACGCCATGACGGCGCACGTCGCCGAGATCGTCGCCGAACGCGACTGGCTGACCGCCTGCCTGGCGGAGCTGCCGGGCCTGCACCCGTTCCCGTCACAGGCCAACTTCGTACTGGTGCGCGCACCGGACGACACGCTGTTCGACCGCCTGCTCGACCACGGCGTGCTGGTCCGCGACTTCGCCCACGCGCCGGGCCTGACCAACTGCGTCCGCGTCACCGTCGGCACGCGGGCCGAGCATGACGCGCTGCTGGCCGCCCTGCACCGGGTGCTGTAG
- the trpB gene encoding tryptophan synthase subunit beta, whose translation MHDSHYGRFGGRFVPEVLTTTLDELEAAFDKAQTDPEFHREMDALRRDYGGRPTKLYLAERLTAHAGGARIYLKREDLAHTGSHKLCNVLGQGLLAQRMGKKRLIAETGAGQHGVATATIAALLGMECRVYMGEEDCRRQRLNVVRMQLMGAEVIPVTTGTRTLKDAINETMRDWVTNVETTHYLLGSVVGPHPFPLIVREFVKVIGEEVRAEILEREGRLPDAVMACVGGGSNAMGIFHRFITDDDVRLIGVEAGGDGLGSGRHSATLVAGTEGILHGARSYVLQDDYGQVHPTHSISAGLDYPGVGPEHAWLRDTGRATYVAATDAQALEGFRLLCELEGIIPALESAHAVVPAIEVARELGTDGIVVINLSGRGDKDVDEVSHVLALSTPTDDATSEAAS comes from the coding sequence GTGCACGACAGCCACTACGGCCGCTTCGGGGGCCGGTTCGTCCCCGAGGTGCTGACGACGACGCTCGACGAGCTCGAGGCTGCGTTCGACAAGGCGCAGACCGATCCCGAGTTCCACCGGGAGATGGACGCGTTGCGGCGTGACTACGGCGGTCGGCCGACCAAGCTGTACCTGGCCGAGCGGCTGACCGCCCACGCGGGCGGCGCGCGGATCTACCTCAAGCGCGAGGACCTGGCGCACACGGGCAGCCACAAGCTGTGCAACGTGCTCGGCCAGGGGCTGCTCGCGCAGCGCATGGGCAAGAAGCGGTTGATCGCCGAGACCGGAGCCGGTCAGCATGGCGTCGCCACCGCCACCATCGCCGCCCTGCTGGGCATGGAGTGCCGGGTGTACATGGGCGAGGAGGACTGCCGGCGCCAGCGCCTCAACGTCGTGCGGATGCAACTGATGGGCGCCGAGGTCATCCCGGTGACCACCGGGACGCGCACGCTCAAGGACGCGATCAACGAGACGATGCGCGACTGGGTGACCAACGTCGAGACCACCCACTACCTGCTCGGTTCGGTCGTCGGCCCACACCCATTCCCGCTGATCGTCCGCGAGTTCGTGAAGGTCATCGGCGAGGAGGTCCGTGCCGAGATCCTCGAGCGTGAGGGTCGCCTCCCGGATGCCGTGATGGCCTGCGTGGGTGGCGGTTCGAACGCCATGGGCATCTTCCACCGCTTCATCACCGACGACGACGTCCGGCTGATCGGCGTCGAGGCCGGCGGGGACGGCCTCGGCAGCGGCAGGCACTCGGCGACGCTGGTCGCCGGGACCGAGGGGATCCTGCACGGTGCCCGGTCCTACGTGCTGCAGGACGACTACGGCCAGGTCCACCCGACCCACTCGATCTCCGCCGGGTTGGACTATCCCGGCGTGGGCCCCGAGCATGCGTGGCTGCGCGACACGGGCCGCGCGACGTACGTCGCCGCGACCGACGCGCAGGCGCTGGAGGGATTCCGACTGCTGTGTGAGCTCGAAGGGATCATCCCGGCGCTCGAGTCGGCGCACGCCGTTGTACCGGCCATCGAGGTCGCACGCGAGCTCGGCACCGACGGCATCGTCGTGATCAACCTGTCCGGCCGCGGTGACAAGGACGTCGACGAGGTGTCACACGTGCTGGCGTTGTCGACGCCCACCGACGACGCGACGTCGGAGGCGGCGTCGTGA
- the hisF gene encoding imidazole glycerol phosphate synthase subunit HisF — protein sequence MTLAVRVIPCLDVTGGRVVKGINFVDLRDAGDPVELAATYDAEGADELVFLDITASSDDRDTIYGVVRATADQVFIPLTVGGGVRSVDDARRLLLAGADKVAFNTAAITRPPLITEAADAFGSQCVVVAIDARRRADDGGWEVTTHGGRRPVDLDTVAWAAAAARLGAGEILLTSMDRDGTKAGFDLDLLAAVTEAVNIPVVASGGAGAAEHMAEAVTKGGASAVLAASIFHFGELRIADVKRTMAAAGIPVRLRGASVSSDGPT from the coding sequence GTGACGTTGGCCGTCCGTGTGATCCCGTGCCTCGACGTCACCGGCGGGCGCGTGGTCAAGGGCATCAACTTCGTGGACCTGCGCGATGCCGGCGATCCGGTCGAGCTCGCGGCGACCTATGACGCCGAGGGCGCCGACGAACTGGTGTTCCTCGACATCACCGCGTCGTCGGACGACCGCGACACCATCTACGGCGTCGTCCGGGCGACCGCCGACCAGGTGTTCATCCCGCTGACCGTCGGCGGCGGGGTCCGCAGCGTCGACGACGCCCGCCGGCTGCTGCTCGCGGGCGCCGACAAGGTCGCGTTCAACACCGCCGCCATCACCCGTCCGCCGCTGATCACCGAGGCGGCCGACGCGTTTGGCTCGCAGTGCGTCGTCGTTGCGATCGACGCCCGCCGCCGCGCGGACGACGGCGGCTGGGAGGTCACCACCCACGGTGGCCGGCGCCCGGTCGATCTCGACACGGTGGCCTGGGCGGCCGCGGCCGCCCGCCTGGGTGCCGGCGAGATCCTGTTGACGTCGATGGACCGTGACGGCACGAAGGCCGGGTTCGACCTCGACCTGCTCGCGGCCGTGACCGAGGCCGTCAACATCCCGGTCGTCGCGTCGGGCGGCGCGGGCGCAGCGGAGCACATGGCCGAGGCGGTGACGAAGGGCGGCGCGTCGGCTGTCCTGGCCGCGAGCATCTTCCACTTCGGCGAGCTGCGCATCGCCGACGTCAAGCGGACGATGGCCGCCGCGGGCATCCCCGTCCGCCTCCGCGGCGCGTCGGTCAGCAGCGACGGGCCGACGTAG
- the hisA gene encoding 1-(5-phosphoribosyl)-5-[(5-phosphoribosylamino)methylideneamino]imidazole-4-carboxamide isomerase yields MRILPAVDIRDGRAVRLVQGRADAETVYDDDPVAAARRWVDQGSDWLHVVDLDAAFEGDPRNRHLIADMCDATGARVQASGGIRTLDDIERSIGYGAARVVIGTMALEDPRFVATALDAFGEHIVVGLDADGTRLRARGWTADGGDLWSALDRLTELGVGRFVFTDIARDGTLGGPNLDRLAAVTERTTAQVTASGGVSSLDDLERLAAVHLRVDEVIVGKALYAGRFSVADALALVGGAA; encoded by the coding sequence ATGCGGATCCTGCCCGCGGTCGACATCCGTGACGGCCGCGCCGTGCGTCTCGTCCAGGGGCGCGCCGACGCCGAGACCGTCTACGACGACGATCCCGTCGCGGCCGCACGCCGGTGGGTCGACCAGGGGTCGGACTGGCTGCACGTGGTCGATCTGGATGCCGCGTTCGAGGGCGACCCGCGCAACCGGCACCTCATCGCCGACATGTGTGACGCGACGGGCGCCCGGGTGCAGGCGTCGGGCGGCATCAGGACCCTGGACGACATCGAGCGGTCCATCGGCTACGGCGCCGCGCGGGTCGTCATCGGCACGATGGCGCTGGAGGACCCGCGGTTCGTCGCGACGGCGCTCGACGCGTTCGGTGAGCACATCGTCGTGGGCCTGGACGCCGACGGCACGAGGTTGCGTGCCCGTGGGTGGACGGCCGACGGCGGTGACCTGTGGTCCGCCCTCGACCGGTTGACCGAGCTGGGCGTGGGACGGTTCGTGTTCACCGACATCGCGCGCGACGGCACGCTCGGCGGCCCCAACCTCGACCGCCTGGCGGCCGTCACCGAGCGCACGACCGCGCAGGTCACCGCCAGCGGCGGTGTCAGCTCGCTGGACGATCTCGAACGGCTGGCCGCGGTGCACCTGCGCGTGGACGAGGTGATCGTCGGTAAGGCGCTGTACGCCGGACGGTTCTCGGTCGCCGACGCCCTGGCACTGGTGGGCGGCGCCGCGTGA
- the hisB gene encoding imidazoleglycerol-phosphate dehydratase HisB produces MSRTASVHRTTGETDVKVDLDLNGTGATTIRTGVPFFDHMLAQLGRHGRIDLSVHTEGDLEVDAHHTVEDTAIALGSALAEALGDKAGVERFGDATVPIDEALVRVAIDLSGRPYLVYDAMTPVALIGTYESSLTKHFFEALAANARITLHVQKLSGDNSHHIQEAVFKAVAVALRRAVAVTGSGVPSTKGTL; encoded by the coding sequence GTGAGTCGTACCGCTTCCGTACACCGCACGACCGGCGAGACCGATGTCAAGGTGGATCTCGATCTCAATGGTACAGGAGCGACCACCATCCGGACAGGGGTGCCGTTCTTCGATCACATGCTCGCCCAGCTCGGGCGCCATGGCCGCATCGACCTGTCGGTCCACACCGAGGGAGACCTCGAGGTGGACGCGCACCACACCGTCGAGGACACGGCCATCGCGCTCGGGAGCGCGCTGGCGGAGGCGCTCGGCGACAAGGCGGGCGTGGAGCGCTTCGGCGACGCCACGGTGCCGATCGACGAGGCGCTCGTGCGGGTGGCCATCGACCTCTCCGGCCGCCCGTACCTGGTGTATGACGCCATGACGCCCGTCGCGCTGATCGGTACCTACGAGAGCTCGCTGACGAAGCACTTCTTCGAGGCGCTCGCCGCCAACGCGAGGATCACGCTGCACGTCCAGAAGCTGTCAGGCGACAACAGCCACCACATCCAGGAGGCGGTCTTCAAGGCGGTCGCGGTGGCGCTGCGGCGCGCCGTCGCCGTCACCGGCTCGGGCGTGCCGTCCACCAAGGGAACACTGTGA
- a CDS encoding Trp biosynthesis-associated membrane protein, with translation MSRRTDVATLAPFLGVACALVLLGAGSATWTYEPVARSVGDVALVDTTATAGVEIAPLAVVVALAGVAGSIGLLATRGGARRMVALVLVVVGVAGVTGVGVGVARLFTIDGTVTLAPWLAVAGATGMLAAALASIGRPSRRMPARYEVDAAPADDEWRLASDTGGSDRHTSYASPSGATGRGDDEDDQR, from the coding sequence ATGTCACGCCGCACTGACGTCGCGACGCTCGCCCCGTTCCTCGGGGTGGCCTGCGCCCTGGTGCTGCTGGGTGCGGGCTCGGCCACCTGGACGTACGAGCCGGTCGCGCGCTCGGTCGGCGACGTCGCACTCGTCGACACAACCGCGACGGCCGGCGTCGAGATCGCTCCGCTGGCAGTGGTCGTGGCTCTCGCGGGTGTGGCGGGCAGCATCGGGTTGCTGGCGACACGCGGCGGCGCCCGACGCATGGTCGCGCTGGTGCTGGTCGTCGTCGGAGTGGCGGGCGTGACCGGCGTCGGTGTCGGCGTCGCGCGCCTGTTCACGATCGATGGCACGGTGACGCTGGCGCCGTGGCTGGCGGTGGCGGGCGCTACGGGGATGCTCGCGGCCGCACTGGCGAGCATCGGACGGCCGTCGCGGCGCATGCCGGCGCGCTACGAGGTGGACGCGGCCCCCGCCGACGACGAGTGGCGGTTGGCGAGCGACACGGGTGGGTCCGATCGGCACACGAGCTACGCTTCGCCCTCCGGTGCGACCGGTCGGGGCGACGACGAGGATGATCAACGGTGA
- the trpE gene encoding anthranilate synthase component I: MSELYRPTRGEFAALAADAEVVPVWREVLADLYTPLGVYTRLRDSDGPTFLLESVEHGERWGRYSFIGLDPILSIRACDGLVTVTGDAPDAVRDAAATGDPLETVDAVLRSMAAPRDVDGLPPLFAGLVGYLGYDVVRWIEDIPESGSDDLRFDDVRLDLPGRMVAFDHLRQRLVVVTNVVVGDDPVTQYERAVAGSEEMVARLDAPQTVHPVAPPQAVTVDDATATMSREDYEQSVRVAKEHITAGDAFQIVPSLRFRLDTDADADGIYRVLRVINPSPYMYLLDWGDQQVVGSSPEALVKLTRRTASTWPIAGSRPRGATPAADAELEKSLLADEKERAEHVMLVDLARNDLGRVSEIGSVGVDPFMSVARYSHIMHLWSGVSGTLRDDVSAVDLVRATFPAGTLTGAPKVRAMEIIDDLEPTRRGPYGGGVGYLSLSGDMDLCITIRTLLLRDGHAYVQAGAGIVADSDPAREYEECRNKAMALLAAVRAAERFDTRGARDVTPH; the protein is encoded by the coding sequence ATGTCTGAGCTGTACCGGCCCACCCGTGGGGAGTTCGCGGCTCTCGCCGCTGACGCGGAGGTGGTGCCTGTGTGGCGCGAGGTGCTCGCCGATCTGTACACGCCGCTCGGTGTCTACACGCGGTTGCGCGACAGCGACGGACCCACGTTCCTGCTCGAGTCGGTGGAGCACGGCGAGCGCTGGGGCCGCTACTCGTTCATCGGGCTGGACCCCATCCTGTCCATCCGCGCGTGCGACGGGCTCGTGACCGTGACCGGCGACGCCCCGGACGCCGTGCGCGACGCCGCAGCGACCGGCGACCCGCTCGAAACGGTCGACGCGGTGCTGCGCTCCATGGCCGCACCCCGCGACGTCGACGGGCTCCCCCCGCTGTTCGCCGGACTCGTCGGCTACCTCGGCTACGACGTCGTGCGATGGATCGAGGACATCCCGGAGTCGGGGTCCGACGACCTGCGGTTCGACGACGTCCGCCTCGACCTGCCCGGGCGCATGGTCGCGTTCGACCACCTGCGTCAACGCCTGGTCGTCGTCACGAACGTCGTGGTCGGTGACGACCCCGTGACGCAGTACGAGCGCGCGGTCGCCGGGTCCGAGGAGATGGTCGCCCGGCTCGACGCCCCGCAGACGGTCCATCCCGTCGCGCCCCCGCAGGCGGTCACCGTCGACGACGCGACGGCCACCATGTCGCGCGAGGACTACGAGCAGTCGGTACGCGTTGCCAAGGAGCACATCACAGCCGGCGACGCCTTCCAGATCGTGCCGTCGTTGCGGTTCCGTCTGGACACCGACGCCGACGCCGACGGCATCTACCGGGTCCTGCGCGTGATCAACCCGTCACCGTACATGTACCTGCTGGACTGGGGCGACCAGCAGGTCGTCGGTTCGTCGCCCGAGGCGCTGGTCAAGCTGACCCGTCGCACGGCGTCGACGTGGCCGATCGCCGGGTCGCGACCGCGCGGCGCCACGCCGGCGGCCGATGCCGAGCTGGAGAAGTCGCTGCTGGCCGACGAGAAGGAGCGCGCGGAGCACGTGATGCTCGTCGACCTCGCCCGCAACGACCTCGGACGGGTGTCCGAGATCGGCAGCGTGGGCGTCGACCCGTTCATGTCGGTCGCCCGCTACAGCCACATCATGCACCTGTGGTCAGGCGTGTCGGGGACCCTGCGCGATGATGTCTCCGCTGTGGACCTGGTGCGTGCGACGTTCCCGGCCGGAACCTTGACGGGCGCACCGAAGGTCCGCGCGATGGAGATCATCGACGACCTCGAGCCGACCCGACGCGGTCCGTACGGTGGCGGCGTCGGCTACCTCTCGCTCAGCGGTGACATGGATCTGTGCATCACCATCCGCACGCTGCTGTTGCGTGACGGTCACGCCTACGTGCAGGCCGGCGCCGGCATCGTGGCGGACAGCGATCCGGCACGCGAGTACGAGGAGTGCCGCAACAAGGCGATGGCGCTGCTGGCCGCCGTCCGTGCCGCCGAGCGCTTCGACACGCGCGGGGCCAGGGATGTCACGCCGCACTGA
- the hisI gene encoding phosphoribosyl-AMP cyclohydrolase has product MDPSRLRYDERGLIPAIVQQHDTGEVLMMAWMSATTVHESLDLGETVFWSRSRAERWHKGATSGNTQTIVSMTADCDADVLLIAVDQQGSGACHTGARTCFHRELSAKVGGERRAGGGGEDDGDV; this is encoded by the coding sequence ATGGACCCCTCGCGCCTGCGCTACGACGAGCGGGGCCTCATCCCGGCGATCGTGCAGCAGCACGACACGGGTGAGGTCCTGATGATGGCGTGGATGTCCGCCACGACGGTCCATGAGTCGCTCGATCTCGGGGAGACGGTCTTCTGGTCGCGCAGCCGCGCCGAGCGCTGGCACAAGGGCGCGACCAGTGGCAACACGCAGACGATCGTGTCGATGACCGCGGACTGCGACGCCGACGTGCTGCTGATCGCGGTGGACCAGCAGGGGAGCGGCGCCTGCCACACCGGCGCGCGCACCTGCTTCCACCGCGAGCTCAGCGCGAAGGTCGGCGGGGAGAGAAGGGCGGGCGGCGGCGGAGAGGACGACGGGGATGTCTGA
- a CDS encoding DUF4230 domain-containing protein, with the protein MNPTWLRSDGDDTYDDTYEVTPADTRPQVPRTPAPDARDTRRAVTGLTGPPRRGGPGRWLLVIGLVVLGSTLVALLLLGRLVSGFNPFDRDTVDRTQPAVLLAVRDLAEFHAATGEFQVIVDSEDTVRNLPRQIAGERTLFVAVGTVDAAVDFSDLGEDAVAVDDARERVTIRLPDAELTEANVDPDRSYVFSRERGLLDRLAGLFSDSPTDDQPLYRMAEGRLERAATESGLVELANRNTEAMLRSLLTSLGFRDVTVVFD; encoded by the coding sequence ATGAACCCAACCTGGCTCCGCAGCGACGGCGACGACACGTACGACGACACGTACGAGGTGACGCCGGCCGACACGCGACCGCAGGTCCCGCGCACACCGGCGCCCGACGCGCGCGACACCCGGCGCGCCGTGACCGGACTGACCGGACCCCCGCGACGGGGCGGTCCCGGTCGCTGGCTGCTGGTGATCGGCCTGGTCGTGCTGGGCTCGACGTTGGTCGCGCTGCTGCTGCTCGGGCGCCTGGTGTCCGGCTTCAACCCGTTCGACCGCGACACCGTCGACCGCACCCAGCCCGCCGTGTTGCTGGCGGTGCGCGATCTCGCGGAGTTCCACGCCGCCACCGGCGAGTTCCAGGTGATCGTCGACAGTGAGGACACCGTTCGCAACCTGCCCCGTCAGATCGCGGGTGAGCGCACCCTGTTCGTCGCGGTCGGTACTGTGGACGCCGCGGTCGACTTCTCCGACCTCGGCGAGGACGCGGTCGCCGTCGACGACGCACGTGAGCGCGTGACGATCCGCCTGCCCGACGCCGAGCTCACCGAGGCCAACGTCGACCCCGACCGCAGCTACGTGTTCAGTCGCGAACGCGGCCTGCTCGATCGTCTGGCCGGCCTGTTCTCCGACTCGCCGACCGATGACCAGCCTCTGTACCGGATGGCGGAGGGCCGCCTGGAGCGCGCGGCCACCGAGAGCGGGCTTGTCGAGCTCGCCAACCGCAACACCGAGGCGATGCTGCGCAGCCTGCTGACGTCACTGGGGTTCCGCGACGTCACTGTCGTCTTCGACTGA
- the hisH gene encoding imidazole glycerol phosphate synthase subunit HisH, which produces MSAVAGAGVPHEVAGPSSGGGGAAARRPVTAAVLNYEAGNVRSAQRALLRAGADAFITGDGAAAAGADLLVVPGVGHFGQCVRHFRAAGFESLVRDWTAAQRPLLGICVGMQILYAGSDEDPAAEGLGLLPGHVRRLPGDVVVPHMGWDVVRVVRDDPAVTGLDGQRCYFTHSYYADPAHDGHVLAVCDYGPGFPCVVRTRSVLGLQFHPEKSADVGARMLRDLVASVHQGRVGAEVV; this is translated from the coding sequence GTGAGTGCGGTCGCCGGGGCCGGTGTGCCGCACGAGGTCGCCGGGCCGAGCAGCGGCGGTGGTGGAGCCGCCGCTCGCCGACCGGTCACGGCGGCCGTGCTCAACTACGAGGCGGGCAACGTGCGGTCCGCGCAACGTGCGCTGCTACGTGCGGGGGCCGACGCCTTCATCACCGGTGACGGTGCCGCGGCGGCCGGTGCCGATCTGCTCGTGGTGCCCGGTGTCGGGCACTTCGGGCAGTGCGTGCGCCACTTCCGCGCTGCCGGGTTCGAGTCGTTGGTGCGCGACTGGACCGCGGCGCAGCGTCCACTGCTGGGGATCTGCGTGGGCATGCAGATCCTGTACGCCGGCAGCGACGAGGATCCCGCGGCCGAGGGCCTCGGGCTCCTGCCGGGCCACGTCCGGCGCCTACCGGGTGACGTCGTGGTGCCCCACATGGGCTGGGACGTCGTCCGTGTCGTGCGGGACGACCCGGCCGTCACCGGCCTCGACGGGCAGCGGTGCTACTTCACGCACAGCTACTACGCGGACCCGGCCCACGACGGCCACGTGCTCGCGGTCTGCGACTACGGCCCCGGGTTCCCGTGCGTCGTGCGGACCCGATCGGTGCTCGGGCTGCAGTTCCACCCAGAGAAGTCCGCGGACGTCGGCGCGAGGATGCTGCGCGACCTCGTCGCCTCGGTCCACCAGGGCCGTGTCGGCGCGGAGGTCGTGTGA